In a genomic window of Roseiflexus castenholzii DSM 13941:
- a CDS encoding response regulator transcription factor has translation MRILIVDDNRDILDLVQRILTAEGHSIIIARNGLEALQREAEHRPDLIVLDVNLPYLDGWEVCRQIKARRSVPIIILSVRAEAVDMERSRNAGADDHVLKPFEINDLIERIARLSGTSPA, from the coding sequence ATGCGCATTCTCATCGTTGACGACAACCGCGACATCCTTGATCTTGTGCAGCGTATCCTCACGGCTGAAGGCCATAGCATTATCATTGCTCGCAATGGCTTAGAGGCGCTTCAGCGTGAAGCAGAGCACAGGCCGGATCTGATCGTACTCGACGTCAACCTGCCCTACCTGGACGGCTGGGAGGTCTGCCGGCAGATCAAGGCACGGCGTTCAGTGCCGATTATCATCCTGTCGGTGCGCGCAGAAGCGGTAGATATGGAGCGCAGTCGTAATGCCGGCGCTGACGATCATGTGCTCAAACCGTTTGAAATCAACGATCTGATCGAACGGATTGCGCGTCTTTCAGGAACGTCGCCGGCATAA
- a CDS encoding ROK family protein — protein MLDPTPLIQERLSQNRWGLLGGQGCVLGFDVGSYGLRAALVDLSRHTYVSAHREPERETPQELVGGAIDLGNEILTMHGVTSAHLVRVGAGFGGPVDVRQGIVLLSPRMSGWERYPLREAFENAFGATCLVDNDANLIALAEATFGVGRDTQHMVYIHLSTGVGAGLVLDGRLYHGATTTAGEIGHAVVGPVDPTRPGERPKTLEEHVSIKGLLNRAAELGLHTNLLSDIFSDHPAAQQVVAEAIDILAVRIAQIVALIDPQMVVIGGVVARNGGDMFINAIRERMHMYIGQMVERPVQVVGAVLGPDSVAIGAVALALESMRD, from the coding sequence ATGCTTGATCCGACGCCGCTCATCCAGGAGCGATTATCACAGAACCGCTGGGGGTTGCTCGGCGGTCAAGGGTGCGTTCTCGGATTCGATGTCGGCAGTTATGGATTGCGAGCGGCGCTGGTAGATCTGAGTCGTCACACCTATGTCAGCGCACACCGTGAGCCAGAGCGTGAGACGCCACAAGAACTCGTGGGAGGTGCGATTGATCTGGGGAATGAGATCTTGACGATGCATGGCGTCACATCCGCCCACCTGGTCCGTGTCGGAGCAGGATTCGGCGGACCGGTGGATGTGCGTCAGGGGATTGTCTTGCTGTCGCCGCGCATGTCCGGGTGGGAACGCTATCCGCTGCGAGAAGCATTCGAGAATGCGTTCGGCGCAACGTGCCTGGTCGATAACGATGCCAATCTCATCGCTCTGGCAGAAGCGACTTTTGGGGTAGGACGCGACACGCAACACATGGTCTACATTCACCTGAGCACTGGTGTTGGCGCTGGTCTCGTGCTCGATGGGCGCCTGTACCATGGCGCCACCACAACAGCGGGTGAGATTGGGCACGCGGTGGTCGGTCCGGTCGATCCAACGCGACCCGGTGAGCGACCCAAAACCCTGGAAGAGCACGTATCGATCAAAGGGTTGCTGAATCGCGCAGCAGAACTTGGACTGCACACGAACCTGCTGAGCGATATTTTCAGCGATCATCCCGCAGCACAACAGGTAGTCGCCGAAGCCATCGACATTCTGGCAGTGCGGATCGCGCAGATCGTCGCCCTCATCGACCCCCAGATGGTCGTCATCGGCGGAGTTGTTGCGCGCAACGGCGGCGACATGTTTATCAACGCCATTCGGGAACGTATGCACATGTATATTGGGCAGATGGTCGAGCGCCCGGTGCAGGTGGTTGGCGCTGTGCTCGGTCCCGATAGCGTTGCGATTGGCGCGGTGGCGCTGGCGCTCGAAAGCATGCGCGACTGA
- a CDS encoding STAS domain-containing protein yields the protein MESLRIPILKIGDVLIASIQVALHDASAVQFKDDLLQKIYDTKARGLIVDLTAVDVVDSFIGRLISDIASMAGLMGTKVVITGLQPAVAITLVELGLELTGVMTALNLEKGLAMLRRQAEEDADGTG from the coding sequence TTGGAAAGCCTCAGGATACCCATTCTGAAGATCGGCGATGTGCTGATTGCCTCGATTCAGGTGGCGTTGCACGATGCGTCTGCGGTGCAGTTCAAGGACGATCTGCTCCAAAAAATCTACGACACCAAAGCGCGAGGTCTGATCGTCGATCTCACCGCTGTCGACGTGGTTGATAGTTTCATCGGTCGTCTGATCAGTGATATCGCTTCGATGGCCGGCCTTATGGGAACGAAAGTGGTCATCACCGGTCTTCAACCGGCAGTCGCCATCACGCTGGTGGAATTGGGGCTGGAACTGACCGGTGTCATGACTGCGCTCAATCTCGAGAAAGGTCTGGCGATGCTCCGCCGACAGGCTGAGGAGGACGCCGATGGCACAGGCTAA
- a CDS encoding GDCCVxC domain-containing (seleno)protein — MKQNTLVHCPMCGRASSATMPVDACVVVYVCPQCNTVLRPRPGDCCVFCSYGDDRCPPKQIHTANT; from the coding sequence ATGAAACAGAACACACTGGTCCATTGCCCGATGTGCGGACGCGCCAGTAGCGCGACTATGCCCGTTGATGCGTGTGTAGTTGTGTATGTGTGTCCTCAGTGCAACACTGTGTTACGCCCCCGCCCCGGCGACTGCTGCGTATTCTGCTCGTATGGCGATGATCGCTGCCCGCCGAAACAGATTCATACCGCCAATACGTGA
- the trxB gene encoding thioredoxin-disulfide reductase — translation MHSKVVIIGSGPAGLTAALYAARANLEPLVIRGLQPGGLIATTSEVENYPGFVEGIGGFELADNMEKQAARFGARYMDAIVERVDLSQRPFHIFPDNGEEVTADALIISTGASPRKLGVPGEERLANRGVSYCATCDGFFFRGKKVVVVGGGNSALDEGLFLTRYVSDLKIVHRRDALRADPILQERAFSNPKVSFVWNSVVEEILGDDKVTGVRVRNLKTGEVSIIETDGVFPYIGHIPNTSLFKGQLELDENGYIIADHRTRTGIPGVFAAGDVVDHIYRQAITAAGEGCKAAMEATWFLSEQEHAAKKSAELAATPA, via the coding sequence ATGCACAGCAAAGTTGTCATTATTGGGTCCGGTCCGGCAGGATTGACTGCGGCGCTCTATGCGGCGCGCGCAAACCTCGAGCCACTGGTGATCCGCGGGTTGCAACCGGGCGGTCTGATCGCAACGACCAGCGAAGTCGAGAACTATCCCGGCTTTGTTGAGGGGATCGGCGGTTTCGAGCTTGCCGACAATATGGAGAAGCAGGCAGCGCGTTTCGGCGCGCGCTATATGGATGCCATCGTCGAGCGCGTCGATCTGTCGCAGCGCCCGTTCCACATCTTTCCCGACAATGGCGAGGAGGTGACGGCGGATGCGCTGATCATCTCGACCGGCGCTTCGCCGCGCAAACTCGGCGTTCCCGGCGAGGAGCGTCTGGCAAATCGCGGTGTGTCGTACTGTGCGACGTGTGATGGGTTCTTCTTCCGTGGCAAAAAGGTCGTCGTGGTCGGCGGCGGCAATAGCGCACTGGATGAGGGTCTCTTCCTGACGCGCTACGTTTCTGATCTGAAGATTGTGCACCGGCGCGACGCGCTGCGCGCTGATCCAATCCTGCAAGAGCGTGCGTTCTCGAACCCTAAAGTCTCATTTGTGTGGAACTCGGTCGTCGAGGAGATTCTGGGGGACGATAAAGTGACCGGCGTGCGTGTGCGCAACCTTAAGACCGGTGAAGTTTCGATTATCGAAACCGATGGGGTGTTTCCGTACATTGGTCACATTCCGAACACATCGCTGTTCAAAGGTCAGTTGGAACTTGATGAGAACGGCTATATCATCGCCGATCATCGGACGCGCACCGGCATTCCGGGAGTGTTTGCCGCAGGGGATGTGGTCGATCACATCTATCGCCAGGCGATTACAGCAGCAGGCGAAGGGTGCAAGGCGGCGATGGAGGCGACCTGGTTCCTGAGCGAGCAGGAACACGCGGCGAAGAAGTCGGCGGAACTCGCGGCGACGCCAGCATAA
- a CDS encoding GAF domain-containing protein, which produces MNRILLLLDNPVNRKLLAEALRAHYEVVSATPTPAALDGEFDLGILDGLALTTLWEAVQARKKRAEPLFLPFLLITSRQDVGMATRHLWQTIDEVITAPIEQLELQARVASLLQTRRMAKEIARVALQESSHAVVILRNGIVQFWNRAAERLFGWSEAEMLGQSLSVVQSDDPAGWEVLVSESVANGAFTQREMWLTTKTNHRFIAEVSCTPLRVQGADSPITHVLVTARDATERRMAWEAQRRRMLEIEAFNRITTTLQQSQTAHHKLRALLDETLAVLEVPAGAIWLWQRENDDLHLVAATDWLQAFTDVSIKPGEGVVGQTFARGETLTVRELTPAAFERSAVVGRVPAKWGSVCVPIRTPAGVAGVFLVAYPLTQRMQPDRIVVIESMARVVGLTFQGIQMNDRIGTLNRYASLLRLIDQAIIHGDDLANTLHAIVRDIVDHLPADAAVVQLRAPGTPAFETAAQIGFRHPAGYPVTRPGEALTGRAVQERRLALSSDPVADGWQALAECEFFVSGAAVPLILKEDLTGVLALFYRSAFHPNADWIDVVESAAQRIALGIERIRFLDRFRGDHPPPSIPAANAP; this is translated from the coding sequence ATGAACCGTATTCTGCTGCTGCTCGACAACCCGGTCAACCGTAAACTGCTCGCCGAGGCGTTGCGGGCGCACTACGAGGTTGTCAGCGCCACGCCAACCCCCGCCGCGCTCGACGGTGAGTTCGACCTGGGCATTCTGGACGGTCTGGCGCTCACTACTCTCTGGGAGGCGGTCCAGGCGCGCAAGAAGCGGGCTGAACCGCTGTTCCTGCCCTTTTTGTTGATCACATCACGCCAGGATGTGGGCATGGCGACTCGCCACCTCTGGCAGACCATTGATGAGGTCATCACGGCGCCAATCGAACAGTTGGAATTGCAGGCGCGCGTTGCCAGCCTGCTCCAGACGCGCCGCATGGCGAAAGAGATCGCTCGCGTGGCGCTTCAGGAGTCGTCCCATGCTGTCGTAATCCTCAGAAATGGCATTGTTCAGTTTTGGAATCGCGCAGCGGAACGACTGTTTGGCTGGAGCGAAGCAGAGATGCTTGGTCAATCGCTGTCTGTCGTACAATCCGACGATCCGGCAGGGTGGGAAGTCCTGGTGAGCGAGTCTGTCGCAAATGGCGCCTTCACCCAGCGCGAGATGTGGCTGACAACCAAAACCAACCACCGTTTCATTGCCGAAGTATCCTGCACACCGCTGCGGGTTCAAGGCGCCGACTCGCCGATCACGCATGTTCTTGTGACGGCACGAGATGCAACCGAGCGCAGAATGGCATGGGAGGCGCAACGTCGCCGCATGCTCGAAATTGAAGCATTCAACCGAATCACAACGACGTTGCAGCAGTCACAAACAGCGCATCACAAACTTCGCGCCCTCCTTGATGAGACGCTCGCCGTTCTGGAGGTTCCGGCCGGCGCGATCTGGCTGTGGCAACGCGAGAATGATGATCTGCACCTGGTTGCCGCAACCGACTGGTTGCAAGCGTTCACTGATGTGTCGATCAAGCCGGGCGAAGGTGTCGTGGGACAAACGTTCGCGCGAGGAGAGACGCTGACGGTGCGCGAGTTGACCCCCGCAGCATTCGAGCGTTCGGCGGTCGTTGGGCGTGTGCCGGCGAAGTGGGGAAGCGTTTGTGTCCCGATTCGTACGCCGGCAGGCGTCGCCGGCGTTTTTCTGGTCGCCTACCCGCTGACGCAACGCATGCAACCGGATCGGATTGTGGTGATCGAGTCCATGGCGCGGGTGGTAGGGCTGACGTTTCAGGGGATACAGATGAACGATCGCATCGGAACCCTGAACCGTTATGCTTCTCTTCTGCGCCTGATCGATCAGGCAATCATTCACGGCGACGATCTCGCCAACACGCTGCATGCCATAGTGCGGGACATCGTCGATCATCTGCCTGCCGATGCGGCAGTGGTGCAACTGCGCGCGCCCGGCACGCCAGCGTTCGAGACTGCCGCGCAGATCGGGTTTCGCCATCCTGCCGGGTATCCAGTGACTCGACCAGGTGAGGCGCTGACCGGACGAGCAGTGCAGGAACGTCGCCTGGCGCTGAGCAGCGATCCCGTCGCCGACGGATGGCAGGCGCTGGCTGAATGCGAATTCTTTGTGTCAGGCGCTGCTGTTCCTCTTATCCTCAAAGAAGACCTGACAGGCGTACTGGCACTTTTTTACCGCTCCGCTTTTCACCCGAACGCGGACTGGATCGATGTGGTCGAGAGCGCCGCACAGCGCATTGCGCTCGGCATCGAGCGCATACGTTTCCTTGATCGGTTCAGGGGCGACCATCCCCCGCCATCAATACCTGCTGCAAACGCACCTTGA
- a CDS encoding response regulator, whose amino-acid sequence MDDSTQSALILTVDVNKRNLALLTQVLHQAGYRTLSAATIAALDQALEEPISLALIDVSGFGADIWQRCQRFHERAIPLLVISARQSAALQQASIAYGARGVLVKPVIIRELLGLIRSLLQ is encoded by the coding sequence ATGGATGACTCGACGCAATCTGCTCTCATCTTGACCGTAGATGTCAATAAGCGCAATCTGGCATTGCTTACTCAGGTGTTGCATCAGGCGGGATACCGCACGCTGTCCGCCGCAACGATCGCGGCGCTCGATCAGGCGCTGGAGGAACCGATCAGCCTGGCGCTGATCGATGTCTCCGGCTTCGGCGCCGACATCTGGCAACGCTGTCAACGGTTCCATGAGCGCGCCATTCCGCTGTTGGTGATCTCAGCCCGTCAGAGCGCCGCACTGCAACAGGCAAGCATCGCGTATGGAGCGCGTGGGGTCCTGGTTAAGCCGGTAATTATTCGAGAACTGCTGGGGTTGATCCGATCACTCCTTCAATGA
- a CDS encoding ATPase domain-containing protein gives MSTAQSLSDQRLSTGIPGLDEILFGGFLPGRAYLVRGGPGSGKTTLGMHFLSAAAAEEAPLFITLTEPVAQLQKNAERMGIDVRHIRFLDLSPSPQFFTEVETYDIFSPAEVERAPTARKITEMVERLNPQRVFLDAMTQFRYLASDAYQFRQQVLSFLHFLKERGITLLFTSEASPETPDEDLQFMADGIIHLRMASDTRFLEVTKFRGSAFAGGAHTCKLGATGMQVFPRLLPDMKYEQLSTEHISSGVPELDALLHGGIERSTITMLCGPSGVGKTTLGLQFMKEAAGRGERSVVYSFEEEVDIILGRCEAVAIPARSMIAAGTLQILKIEPLQYTADEFARLVRRDVQDHGTRLVMIDSIAGYNLALRGENLEAQLYALSKYLQHHNVTLLLVVESAEITGNFRVTDGHISYLGDTIIFIRYLEIHGEMRKAIGVLKKRLSDFERTLREIEITSQGIKVGGPLSNLRGILSGTPEWISERRDNG, from the coding sequence ATGAGCACTGCACAATCTCTGTCAGATCAGCGTCTTTCGACCGGCATTCCGGGGTTGGATGAAATCCTTTTCGGCGGTTTTCTTCCTGGCCGCGCGTACCTGGTGCGTGGCGGACCCGGCAGCGGCAAAACAACGCTCGGTATGCACTTTTTGAGCGCAGCCGCAGCGGAAGAGGCGCCACTGTTCATCACGCTCACCGAACCGGTTGCACAACTCCAGAAAAACGCTGAACGCATGGGGATCGATGTGCGGCATATTCGGTTTCTTGATCTCAGTCCTTCACCACAGTTCTTCACCGAAGTCGAGACCTACGACATCTTTTCTCCCGCAGAAGTGGAACGCGCCCCCACTGCTCGAAAAATCACCGAGATGGTCGAACGTCTCAATCCACAGCGCGTGTTTCTCGACGCCATGACCCAGTTTCGCTACCTCGCCAGCGATGCCTATCAGTTCCGTCAACAAGTGCTGTCGTTTCTCCATTTTTTGAAGGAACGCGGCATCACCCTGCTCTTCACTTCTGAAGCCAGCCCGGAGACGCCTGATGAGGACCTGCAATTCATGGCGGATGGCATTATCCATCTGCGCATGGCATCGGATACACGTTTTCTGGAAGTGACCAAGTTTCGCGGCTCGGCTTTTGCCGGTGGCGCACATACCTGTAAACTTGGCGCAACCGGTATGCAGGTGTTCCCCCGTTTGCTACCGGATATGAAGTATGAGCAATTGTCGACCGAGCACATCTCGTCAGGCGTTCCCGAACTGGATGCGTTGCTGCACGGAGGGATCGAACGCAGCACGATCACCATGCTCTGCGGACCGAGCGGCGTGGGGAAAACCACCCTGGGATTACAATTCATGAAGGAGGCCGCCGGTCGTGGCGAGCGATCCGTTGTCTATTCTTTCGAGGAGGAAGTCGATATTATCCTCGGGCGTTGCGAAGCGGTTGCTATTCCGGCGCGCAGTATGATAGCGGCGGGAACGCTACAAATTCTGAAGATTGAGCCGCTCCAGTACACTGCGGACGAGTTTGCGCGTCTCGTGCGACGCGATGTGCAGGACCACGGGACCCGCCTGGTGATGATCGATAGCATTGCCGGTTACAACCTCGCACTTCGTGGCGAAAACCTGGAGGCTCAATTGTATGCCCTGAGCAAATATCTGCAACACCACAACGTGACGCTCTTGCTGGTTGTCGAGTCAGCCGAAATCACCGGCAATTTTCGCGTAACCGACGGTCATATCAGCTACCTTGGCGATACTATCATCTTTATCCGGTATCTGGAAATTCACGGCGAGATGCGGAAAGCAATCGGCGTCTTGAAGAAACGTCTGAGCGATTTCGAACGAACCCTGCGCGAGATTGAGATTACATCGCAGGGTATCAAGGTTGGGGGTCCGTTGAGCAATCTCCGGGGCATTTTGAGTGGGACTCCTGAATGGATTTCAGAACGGCGCGACAATGGATGA
- a CDS encoding molybdopterin molybdotransferase MoeA: MQRESPYPMVSVDEAQRLITAHITPLDVEVIDVLHESADGRVLAEDVYGIEPLPDVPKAGVDGYALRSADGDAPRRVIAEVTAGATPGLRVEAGSAVRIMTGAPVPEGADAVIAVERTEERDGVLIVQHAPRAGDNIHTIGQDIAAGQLVLARGTALGAAEIGLLATVGRTRAMVYRRPVVAVLSTGDEVYEPDGEVFPGGVRDSNRYALMAAVREAGCLALSLGIARDDVNVQRAAILEALDRADVLLTSGGVSMGTRDLIKPLLAELGTVHFGRIAFKPGKPTTFATIERPNSGRLLPLLTFGLPGYPVSSLVSFEVFVRPALRRLQGDARPDRPQVRVTLRDPISPSPDRPEYQRAIVSWEDGRLMARSTGRQGSSRLLSMLGANALLIVPAGTEAHPAGAELDALMTGPLAPQGMSVL; this comes from the coding sequence ATGCAACGCGAATCACCTTATCCGATGGTCTCCGTCGATGAGGCGCAGCGCCTCATCACGGCACACATTACGCCACTCGACGTCGAAGTGATCGACGTGCTCCATGAGTCTGCCGATGGTCGGGTGCTGGCAGAGGATGTTTACGGCATCGAACCACTGCCCGACGTGCCCAAAGCGGGGGTTGATGGATATGCGCTGCGCAGCGCCGATGGCGATGCTCCACGCCGGGTGATCGCCGAGGTGACTGCCGGAGCAACGCCGGGATTGCGTGTCGAGGCGGGAAGCGCTGTGCGCATCATGACCGGCGCTCCGGTTCCAGAAGGCGCGGATGCTGTGATCGCGGTAGAGCGCACTGAGGAGCGTGATGGGGTGTTGATCGTGCAGCACGCGCCTCGCGCAGGCGATAACATTCACACGATCGGGCAGGATATTGCTGCCGGGCAACTGGTGCTGGCGCGCGGGACGGCGCTCGGCGCTGCCGAGATCGGGTTGCTGGCGACGGTGGGGCGCACCAGGGCGATGGTGTACCGCCGTCCGGTGGTGGCCGTGCTGTCAACCGGCGATGAGGTGTATGAGCCGGATGGCGAGGTTTTTCCCGGTGGCGTGCGCGATAGCAATCGCTATGCGCTGATGGCGGCGGTGCGGGAAGCCGGGTGTCTGGCGCTTTCGCTCGGTATTGCGCGCGATGATGTGAACGTACAGCGCGCTGCAATCCTGGAGGCGCTCGATCGCGCCGATGTGCTGCTCACGAGCGGCGGCGTCTCGATGGGGACGCGCGATCTGATCAAGCCGTTGCTGGCAGAGTTGGGGACGGTGCATTTCGGACGGATTGCGTTCAAGCCGGGCAAACCGACAACCTTCGCCACTATCGAACGCCCCAATTCGGGGCGATTATTGCCGTTGTTGACATTCGGATTGCCAGGATACCCGGTTTCGTCGCTGGTGTCGTTCGAGGTGTTTGTGCGTCCTGCGCTTCGTCGTTTGCAGGGCGATGCGCGTCCGGATCGCCCACAGGTGCGGGTGACGCTGCGCGATCCAATCAGCCCATCTCCTGATCGCCCGGAATATCAGCGTGCCATTGTCAGTTGGGAGGATGGGCGACTGATGGCGCGCAGCACCGGACGGCAGGGGAGTAGCCGGTTGCTGTCGATGCTTGGCGCCAATGCGCTCCTTATCGTTCCCGCAGGGACGGAGGCGCATCCGGCTGGCGCAGAACTCGACGCTTTGATGACCGGACCGCTGGCGCCGCAGGGTATGTCTGTGCTCTGA
- a CDS encoding NUDIX hydrolase: MPEITRDFTATTFVVYERRTLLLLHRKLGMWLPPGGHIDPHELPDEAAIREVREETGLEVELLTTGRILGEVRVLPQPYCILLEDITPDHQHIDLIYFARVRSGVLAPAKREAHTARWMTWDDLDDPDISEDVRELGRRAIELCS; encoded by the coding sequence ATGCCAGAGATCACGCGCGATTTTACTGCCACAACGTTCGTCGTTTACGAGCGACGCACATTGTTGTTGTTGCATCGCAAATTGGGCATGTGGCTGCCACCCGGCGGCCACATCGATCCGCACGAACTGCCCGATGAGGCTGCCATCCGCGAGGTGCGCGAAGAAACCGGGCTTGAGGTAGAACTGCTGACAACCGGCAGAATCCTCGGTGAGGTGCGCGTGCTGCCGCAGCCATACTGCATTCTGCTTGAGGACATTACACCGGATCATCAACACATCGATCTGATCTACTTTGCACGGGTGCGCAGCGGAGTGCTGGCGCCTGCTAAGCGCGAGGCGCATACGGCGCGCTGGATGACTTGGGACGATCTGGATGACCCTGACATTTCTGAGGATGTTCGTGAACTGGGGCGACGCGCCATCGAGTTGTGCAGTTGA
- a CDS encoding ABC transporter ATP-binding protein — MATLDVRGICKTFRTSDGPVTVIDGLTIRAEAGEFVAIIGPSGSGKSTLFNIIAGLEMPDAGAVLIDGVDVAGKRGQVAYMPQRDALLPWRSVIENAVLAAIVQRGDVAAARREARALLDDFGLAGWGDAQPAMLSGGMRQRAALLRTVLWHRPIMLLDEPFGALDALTRAQLQQWLLGLWDRLDRTILLVTHDIDEALLLADRVYVLTPRPARIALEVVVDVPRPRSYAVVAEPSFARLKVRLQQVLMAGDGRP; from the coding sequence ATGGCGACACTCGACGTTCGCGGCATCTGCAAGACATTTCGGACCTCTGACGGACCGGTGACCGTTATCGACGGATTGACAATCCGCGCAGAAGCGGGCGAATTCGTGGCGATCATCGGTCCCAGTGGCAGTGGCAAGAGCACCCTGTTCAATATTATCGCCGGGCTGGAAATGCCCGATGCGGGTGCGGTGTTGATCGACGGCGTCGATGTTGCCGGAAAACGGGGGCAGGTGGCGTACATGCCGCAGCGTGACGCACTTCTCCCCTGGCGTAGCGTTATCGAGAATGCAGTGCTGGCGGCGATTGTGCAGCGCGGCGATGTGGCGGCTGCCCGGCGCGAGGCGCGCGCGCTGCTCGACGATTTTGGGTTGGCGGGATGGGGCGATGCCCAACCCGCCATGCTCTCTGGCGGCATGCGTCAGCGCGCCGCGCTGCTCCGCACGGTGCTCTGGCATCGCCCGATCATGTTGCTCGACGAACCATTTGGCGCGCTCGACGCCCTGACCCGCGCCCAACTCCAACAATGGCTCCTGGGGCTGTGGGATCGTCTCGACCGGACGATCCTCCTGGTGACCCACGACATCGATGAGGCATTGTTGCTGGCAGACCGTGTCTACGTCCTGACGCCGCGCCCGGCGCGGATTGCGCTGGAGGTGGTCGTTGATGTGCCGCGCCCGCGCTCTTATGCGGTGGTTGCCGAGCCTTCCTTCGCGCGCCTCAAGGTGCGTTTGCAGCAGGTATTGATGGCGGGGGATGGTCGCCCCTGA
- a CDS encoding anti-sigma regulatory factor: protein MAQAKVAPIRSDLDIVIARTLARDTAKALGFGAIDQARIATAVSELARNIFLYAGTGTVTIREIERGGRKGIEIICEDQGPGIADIDLVMQDGYSTSRGMGMGLPGAKRLMDEFDIKSAEGQGTIIHCRKWRT, encoded by the coding sequence ATGGCACAGGCTAAGGTTGCGCCGATCCGTAGCGACCTCGATATCGTGATCGCTCGCACCCTTGCCCGTGACACTGCAAAGGCGCTCGGCTTCGGTGCAATCGATCAGGCGCGTATTGCGACTGCTGTCAGTGAACTGGCGCGCAACATCTTTCTCTACGCCGGCACTGGAACGGTCACCATCCGCGAAATCGAACGCGGCGGGCGGAAGGGGATCGAAATCATCTGCGAAGACCAGGGACCCGGAATTGCAGATATCGATCTCGTGATGCAGGATGGCTACAGCACGTCCCGTGGCATGGGAATGGGGTTGCCCGGCGCTAAACGACTGATGGATGAATTCGATATCAAATCCGCTGAAGGTCAGGGAACGATCATTCATTGCCGGAAGTGGCGCACCTGA
- a CDS encoding HU family DNA-binding protein, whose amino-acid sequence MQKTDFIKAVAERANRSQKETKEIVDAALEVITEALKRGEKVTLTGFGTFEVRQRQAREGVNPQTRSKIHIPATRTPGFSASSTLKNAVKEG is encoded by the coding sequence ATGCAGAAAACAGACTTCATCAAGGCGGTCGCCGAGCGGGCGAACCGGTCGCAGAAGGAGACGAAGGAAATCGTCGATGCGGCGCTGGAAGTCATCACCGAAGCGTTGAAGCGCGGCGAGAAAGTCACCCTGACCGGCTTCGGGACGTTTGAGGTGCGGCAGCGCCAGGCGCGCGAGGGAGTGAACCCGCAGACGCGCTCGAAGATCCACATTCCGGCAACCCGGACGCCGGGGTTCAGCGCCAGCAGCACGCTGAAGAACGCCGTGAAGGAGGGTTGA
- a CDS encoding PH domain-containing protein yields the protein MAAKVAGGIMSAGWTVYNDESQYRRIVAYLMPGETLYAVYDCKGVGTGFVGITDRRVMFYDQGMLAKKRAMVSIPYQNIAAIAVAGGDLSKRRNYPADGIRSVCLRVSRSRQSRLGLSVHFGADYGAKTAASVNRVRTMTWHTNDR from the coding sequence GTGGCTGCGAAAGTCGCCGGAGGAATCATGTCGGCAGGATGGACCGTGTACAACGATGAATCGCAGTATCGCCGCATTGTGGCGTACCTCATGCCCGGTGAAACGCTGTATGCCGTCTATGACTGCAAAGGTGTCGGAACCGGCTTCGTCGGCATCACCGATCGGCGCGTGATGTTCTACGACCAGGGGATGCTGGCAAAAAAGCGCGCGATGGTCTCTATTCCCTATCAGAATATTGCGGCTATCGCCGTCGCTGGGGGTGATCTTTCAAAGCGGCGAAATTATCCTGCTGACGGCATTCGGTCGGTTTGCCTTCGAGTTTCGCGGTCCCGACAAAGCCGATTGGGTCTATCGGTTCATTTTGGGGCAGATTATGGCGCCAAAACCGCCGCATCCGTCAACAGGGTTCGGACGATGACATGGCATACCAATGACCGGTGA